A stretch of DNA from Micromonospora sp. NBC_01813:
ATCGTCGACGAGCTGGAACCACGCCCCGGCGCGATGGTGCTGCCCGGCTGGGCGCTCACCCGCGTCGCCCACGTCCCCGGCGGCGCCCACCCGTCCTACGCGATGGACTACAGCGACCGCGACAACGACTACTACCAGCAGTGGGACGAGATCAGCCGGGACCGGGAGACGTTCACCCGCTGGCTCGACGAACACGTCCTGACCACGACGACGGGCGATCCGGCGTACGGTGGTGCCCCGTGAGCGACCAGCCGACCGCCGAGGATTTCACCCTCGACGAGATGATGACCGTCGCCGCCGCCCGGGCGCTGCGCGACGGCGCCCGGTGCTTCGTCGGCATCGGCCGACCCAGCACCGCCGCCAACCTGGCCCGGCGCACCCACTCCCCCGACCTGGTGCTGATCTACGAGTCAGGGACGATCGGCGCCAAACCGGGCCGGCTGCCGCTGTCGATCGGCGACGGGGTGCTCGCCGAGACCGCCGACGCGGTCGTCTCGGTGCCGGAGATCTTCAACTACTGGCTGCAGCCGGGCCGGATCGACGTCGGTTTCCTCGGCGCCGCGCAGATCGACCGGTACGCCAACATCAACACCACGGTGATCGGCGCCGACTACGCCGAACCCAAGGTACGGCTGCCCGGCGCCGGCGGAGCACCCGAGATCGCCGCGTCCTGCGGCGAGGTGATCGTCGTCGTGCCGCAGAGCCGGCGTACGTTCGTCGACCGGGTCGACTTCGTCACCTCGGTCGGCTTCGGCACCGGCCCTGCCGATCGGCAACGGCTCGGCCTGCGTGGCCGGGGCCCCACCCTGGTCATCACCGACCTCGGCATCCTGCGCCCCGACCCGGACTCCTGCGAGCTGACCCTCACCCAGCTGCACCCCGGAGTGACCCTCGACCAGGTCACCGCCGCCACCGGCTGGCCGCTGAAGGTCACCGCCGACCCGACCACCACCACCGCGCCCACCCCGCACGAGTTGGCCGTGCTGCGGAAGCTACTCAACCCCTGACCGGCCGGTCGACCTCGCCCAAGGAGGCATCGCCATGCCCGAGCCCAGTCCCGTACCGGCGGGCCGCCCCGACCGGTTGCTCCTGCCCAGTTACCGGCGCGACGACGCGGCGGCGCACCCGCCGCTGCTCTCCCCCGGCTACAAGTCCACCGTGCTGCGGGCCCCGGCGCAGCCGCTGGTGCTGCTGCCACAGACGCTGACCGAGATCACCGGTCCGGTGCTCGGCGAGGGCCGCGTCACCGACGCCGACGCGGACCTCACCCACGGCAGTGACGGTGAAGCCCAGGGCCAGCGGATCGTCGTGCACGGCCAGGTCCGCGACAGCGACGGGCGACCGGTGCCGCACACCCTGGTCGAGGTCTGGCAGGCCAACGCCGGCGGGCGTTACCTGCACAAACTGGACCAGCACGACGTACCGTTGGATCCGCACTTCACCGGCGTGGGCCGGGCGATGACCGACTCGCTGGGCCGCTACCGGTTCGTCACGATCAAGCCCGGCGCATACCCGTGGCGCAACCACTTCAACGCCTGGCGCCCCGCGCACATCCACTTCTCCCTGTTCGGCCGGGCGTTCACCCAGCGACTGGTCACCCAGATGTACTTCCCCGACGATCCGCTGTTCGCGTACGACCCGGTGCTCAACTCGATTCCCGACCCGGCCGCCCGGCAACGACTCATCTCCAGCTTCGACCTGGAGAACACGGTCGAGGAGTGGGCGCTGGGCTTCCGGTTCGACATCGTGCTGCGCGGCCGCGACGCGACCCCGATGGAGGAGCAGTCTTGACCAGCAGCGTGACCGCGCGGGACTGGGACGCGCAGACGGAGCTGACCCCGGCGCAGACCGTCGGGCCGTACCTCGGGATCGGTCTGCCCTGGCCGGACGGACCGTTCGTGATCGACGAGGGCACCCCCGGCGGCATCTGGCTGCGCGGCCGGGTCACCGACGGTGCCGGCGACCCGGTACCCGACGGCCTGATCGAAACCTGGCAGGCCGACCCGCAGGGCCGGTTCGACCACCCGGACGACCCGCGCGGCCCGGTCGCCGGCTTCCGCGGCTTCGGCCGCTGCCCCACCGACGAGACCGGCGGGTACGCCATCTACACCCACAAGCCGGGGCCGGTGCCCGGACCGGGCGGGCATGTGCAGGCCCCCCACGTCGACGTGTCGGTCTTCGCCCGTGGGCTGCTGCACCGGGTGGTCACCCGGATCTACTTCCCCGACGAGGTCGAGGCCAACGCCGCCGACCCGGTGCTCGCCGGCGTGCCGGACGCACGGCGGGGCACGCTGATCGCGATCGCCGAACCGGACGGCTACCGCTTCGACATCCGACTACAAGGCGAGCATGAAACCGTTTTCTTCGCCGTCTGACCCGGACACCGAGGACCCCGACTCCGGTGGCGCCGGGCTGTTCGACGCCCTGCTCGCCGCCGGCGGGGTCCGCACCGCCGTCGACGACCGGGCCTGGCTGCGCGCCATGCTCGACGCGCAGGCCGCGCTGGCCCGCGCCCAGGCCCGCCTCGGCACCGTGCCGGCGGCGGCCGCCGAGGCGATCACCGACGCCTGCCGGCGGCACCCGTTCGACCTGGCGGCGATCGGCGCCGACGCCACCGGTGCCGGCAACCCGGTCGTGCCGCTGGTCACCGCGCTGCGCGCCGCCGTCGGACCGGACGTCGGCCGGTACGTGCACGCCGGAGCGACCAGCCAGGACATCCTCGACACCGCGGCGATGCTGATCGTCCAACGGGCGCTGGCGCCACTGCTGGGCGACCTGGACCGGGCCGCCGATTCCGCCGCTCGGCTCGCCGACGCCCACCGCGACACCCTGCTACCGGCCCGGACCCTGCTGCAGCAGGCGCTGCCGACCACCTTCGGGCTGGTCGCCGCCGGCTGGTTGACCGCGCTGGACAGCGCCGCCGACCGACTCACCACCACCCGCGCCCAGGTGCCGGCGGTGCAGCTCGGCGGGGCCGCCGGCACCCTGGCGTCGTTCGGCACCGACGGGCCGGCCCTGGTCGACCTGTTCGCCGCCGAGCTCGGGCTGGCCGCGCCGCCGCTGCCCTGGCACACCGACCGCAGCCGGCTGGCCGACCTGGCCGGGGCACTCGGGGCCACCGCCGGCAGCCTCAGCAAGATCGCCCGCGACGTCACCCTGCACGCGCAGACCGAGGTCGGCGAGGTGGCCGAGGAACGACCCGGCGGCTCGTCGACCCTGCCGCACAAACGCAACCCGGTCGCCGCCGTCACCGCGATCGCCTGCGCCGCCCAGGCACCCGGTCTGGTCGCCACGCTGCTGGCCAGCATGACCCAGGAACACCAACGGGCCGCCGGCGCCTGGCACGCCGAGTGGCGGGCGCTGCGGGCGCTGCTGGAATCGGTCGGGTCGGCAGCGTACTGGCTGCGCACCTGCCTGGACGGCCTGCGGGTGGACGCGGTACGGATGCGGGCCAACCTGGATCTCACCGGCGGCGCGCTGCTCGCCGAGCGGGTCAGCGGCGCGCTCGCCGAGCGGCTCGGCCGCCAGCAGGCCAACGCGATCGTCAAAGCCGCCCTGGCCGATCCCGGTCCGGCCGGGTCCAGCCTGGTCGACCGGCTGGCCGCTGACCCGCAGGTCAGCGCGCTACTCACCCGGGAGCGGCTCGGTCAACTACTCGACCCGGCCGGCTACCTCGGCGCGCACCGCGAGTTGATCGACCGGGCACTCGCCGCACGCGGCAAGCGGTTGCCCGAGTTGGCAGCGTCGTCAGCGTCGTCAGAGGAGGAACAGACTTGATCGGCGACAGCCGGCCCGTGGCGGTCGACTACGAGCTCACCGGACCACCGGATGCCCCGGTGGTCCTGCTGGCCAACTCGCTGGGCAGCACCCGACAGATGTGGGATCCGCAGGTGCCGGCACTGACCGACGCCGGCCTGCGGGTGCTGCGCTTCGACACCCGGGGGCACGGGCGCTCGCCGGTGCCGCCCGGCCCGTACACCATCGACGACCTCGGCGCCGACGTAGTCGCCCTGCTCGACCAGCTCGACCTGGCCCGGGTGCACGTGGTCGGCCTGTCGTTGGGCGGCATGCTCGGCATGTGGCTCGCCGGACACGCCGCCGCACGGGTCGACCGGCTGGTGCTGTGCTGCACCTCGGCGCTGCTCGGGCCGCCACAGGCATGGGCGGAGCGGGCCGCCCTGGTCCGGGCCGAAGGCACCGGCGCGGTCGCCGACGCGGTCGCCGCCCGCTGGTTCACCCCGGGGTTCGCCGCCCGGCAGCCGGCGACCGTCGCCGCCGCCCGCGACATGATCGCCGCCACCCCGCCCGAGGGGTACGCCGGGTGCTGCGCCGCGATCGAACGGCTCGACCTGACCGGCGTACTGCGGTCGATCACCGCACCGACCCTGGTGATCGCCGGGGCCGACGATCCGGCGACCCCACCGGCGCACGGCGCCGCGATCGCGGTCGGCATCCCGGGTGCCACGCTGCGGGTGGTCGACGACGCCGCCCATCTGGCCAATGTAGAACAGTCGGCGGCGGTGACCCGGCTGATCCTGGCCCAGCTGACCGGTCCGACCGCAGAGAGGACGACCGATGCCGACCGATCCGACCAGTGGTGACGTACCGGCGTCGACCGCCGATGGCACGCCGCCCGCCGACCCGACGCACGCGGCCGGGATGGCGGTACGCCGTGCGGTGCTCGGCGACGCCCACGTGGACCGGGCGGTCGCCAACACCACCGAGTTCACCGCCGACTTCCAGGACTTCATCACCCGGTACGCCTGGGGCAGCGTGTGGACCCGCGACGGGCTCGACCGACGGACCCGCAGTTGCGTCACGCTCGCCGTACTGACCGCGCTGCACTGCACCGACGAGTTGGCGATGCACGTACGGGCCGCGCTGCGCAACGGCCTGACCGCGCAGGAAATCAACGAGGTGCTGCTACACACCGCCGTCTATGCCGGGGTGCCGGCCGCGAACAGCGCGTACGCGGTGGCGCAGCGGGTGCTTGCCGAGTCCCCGGATCTGGGTAGTCAGATGCCCGACAGTCCAACGGCATCCTCGGCTGATCACGGCGCGGTGGAACCCGATTAGGGTTCTGCGAAACACCACGGGAGAAACATGAGCGAGCACGGGCGGGAAGCTCATTTCGTACAGTCACTGGAGCGCGGCCTGACGGTGATCCGCGCTTTCGACGCCCGCAATCCCGAGTTGACGCTCAGTGAAGTCGCCCGGATCTGCGACCTGACCCGGGCCGCCGCCCGCCGGTTCCTGCTCACCCTGGTCGACCTCGGCTACGTGCGTACCGACGGACGGCTTTTCTCGCTCACCCCCCGGGTGCTGGAGCTCGGGTACGCGTACCTGTCGGCCATCTCGCTGCCCGAGGTCGCCGAGCCGCACCTGGAACGGCTGGTCGCCCAGGTGCACGAGTCGTCGTCGGTCTGTGTGCTGGACGGCGAACACATCGTCTACGTCTCCCGGGTGCCGACGTCCCGGATCATGGCGGTGTCGATCAACGTGGGGACCCGGTTCCCGGCGTACGCCACCTCGGTCGGCCGGGTGCTGTTCGCGCACCTGCCGGAGGAGGAGATGCAGGCCCGGCTGGAGCGCAGTTCGCTGCAGCGGCTGACCGCCAGGACCATTCACACCCTGCCGGGGCTGCGGGTCGAGCTGAACCGGGTGCGCGCCCAGGGGTACGCGATCGTGGACCAGGAGTTGGAGGAGGGTCTGCGGTCGGTGGCGGCGCCGATCCGGGACCGGCTCGGCAAGGTGATCGCCGCAGTGAACATCTCGGTGCACGCCAGCCGCAACTCGGTCGAGTCGATCCGCCGGGAGCTGCTTCCGCACCTGCTCGCCACCGCCGCCAAGATCGAAGCGGACCTGCGGATCGCCTCGCCGGGCCGCTCCCAGCGCCTCCCCGGTGCCTGACCAGCGCCGCCGTCAGGACTCGCGGTTGAACAGCCGTTTCGACCAGAGGTAGCCGACCAGCGCGATCACCGCGCACCAGCCGAGCGCGATCCAGCCGGTGTTCCCGAGCGGCTCGGCCATCAACAGTCCGCGCAGGGTCTCGATGATCGGGGTGAACGGCTGGTACTCGGCGAACCAGCGCAGACCCGCCGGCATCGAGTCGGTCGGGACGAAGCCACTGCCGAGGAAGGGCAGCAGCAAGAGCGGCGCGGGTAGATTGCTGGCGGTCTCGACGCTCTTGCTCACCTGGCCGAGTGCCACGGACAACCAGACCAGCGCGAAGGTCACCACCAGCAGGAAGCCGGCCGCGGCGAGCCATCCGCCGAGCCCGGCGGTAGGCCGGAAGCCGACCAGTAGCGCGACCCCGGTCGCGACGGTCAGGCTGAGCACTGCCTGGATCATGCTGCCCAGGACGTGGCCGGTCAGCACCGAGACGCGGGCGATGT
This window harbors:
- a CDS encoding CoA-transferase subunit beta → MSDQPTAEDFTLDEMMTVAAARALRDGARCFVGIGRPSTAANLARRTHSPDLVLIYESGTIGAKPGRLPLSIGDGVLAETADAVVSVPEIFNYWLQPGRIDVGFLGAAQIDRYANINTTVIGADYAEPKVRLPGAGGAPEIAASCGEVIVVVPQSRRTFVDRVDFVTSVGFGTGPADRQRLGLRGRGPTLVITDLGILRPDPDSCELTLTQLHPGVTLDQVTAATGWPLKVTADPTTTTAPTPHELAVLRKLLNP
- the pcaG gene encoding protocatechuate 3,4-dioxygenase subunit alpha translates to MTSSVTARDWDAQTELTPAQTVGPYLGIGLPWPDGPFVIDEGTPGGIWLRGRVTDGAGDPVPDGLIETWQADPQGRFDHPDDPRGPVAGFRGFGRCPTDETGGYAIYTHKPGPVPGPGGHVQAPHVDVSVFARGLLHRVVTRIYFPDEVEANAADPVLAGVPDARRGTLIAIAEPDGYRFDIRLQGEHETVFFAV
- a CDS encoding IclR family transcriptional regulator domain-containing protein, with amino-acid sequence MSEHGREAHFVQSLERGLTVIRAFDARNPELTLSEVARICDLTRAAARRFLLTLVDLGYVRTDGRLFSLTPRVLELGYAYLSAISLPEVAEPHLERLVAQVHESSSVCVLDGEHIVYVSRVPTSRIMAVSINVGTRFPAYATSVGRVLFAHLPEEEMQARLERSSLQRLTARTIHTLPGLRVELNRVRAQGYAIVDQELEEGLRSVAAPIRDRLGKVIAAVNISVHASRNSVESIRRELLPHLLATAAKIEADLRIASPGRSQRLPGA
- the pcaD gene encoding 3-oxoadipate enol-lactonase yields the protein MIGDSRPVAVDYELTGPPDAPVVLLANSLGSTRQMWDPQVPALTDAGLRVLRFDTRGHGRSPVPPGPYTIDDLGADVVALLDQLDLARVHVVGLSLGGMLGMWLAGHAAARVDRLVLCCTSALLGPPQAWAERAALVRAEGTGAVADAVAARWFTPGFAARQPATVAAARDMIAATPPEGYAGCCAAIERLDLTGVLRSITAPTLVIAGADDPATPPAHGAAIAVGIPGATLRVVDDAAHLANVEQSAAVTRLILAQLTGPTAERTTDADRSDQW
- the pcaC gene encoding 4-carboxymuconolactone decarboxylase produces the protein MPTDPTSGDVPASTADGTPPADPTHAAGMAVRRAVLGDAHVDRAVANTTEFTADFQDFITRYAWGSVWTRDGLDRRTRSCVTLAVLTALHCTDELAMHVRAALRNGLTAQEINEVLLHTAVYAGVPAANSAYAVAQRVLAESPDLGSQMPDSPTASSADHGAVEPD
- a CDS encoding ABC transporter permease, which translates into the protein MSTHAFAGPAPAPLRLHPLRDSATMLRRNLKRMLRYPSMTVTLVAMPVVFLLLFVYVLGGTLGAGLGGTVSDGAAAGRAAYANYVAPAILLMTVAATVQGTAISIAMDMTEGIIARFRTMHIARVSVLTGHVLGSMIQAVLSLTVATGVALLVGFRPTAGLGGWLAAAGFLLVVTFALVWLSVALGQVSKSVETASNLPAPLLLLPFLGSGFVPTDSMPAGLRWFAEYQPFTPIIETLRGLLMAEPLGNTGWIALGWCAVIALVGYLWSKRLFNRES
- the pcaH gene encoding protocatechuate 3,4-dioxygenase subunit beta — encoded protein: MPEPSPVPAGRPDRLLLPSYRRDDAAAHPPLLSPGYKSTVLRAPAQPLVLLPQTLTEITGPVLGEGRVTDADADLTHGSDGEAQGQRIVVHGQVRDSDGRPVPHTLVEVWQANAGGRYLHKLDQHDVPLDPHFTGVGRAMTDSLGRYRFVTIKPGAYPWRNHFNAWRPAHIHFSLFGRAFTQRLVTQMYFPDDPLFAYDPVLNSIPDPAARQRLISSFDLENTVEEWALGFRFDIVLRGRDATPMEEQS
- the pcaB gene encoding 3-carboxy-cis,cis-muconate cycloisomerase, which encodes MKPFSSPSDPDTEDPDSGGAGLFDALLAAGGVRTAVDDRAWLRAMLDAQAALARAQARLGTVPAAAAEAITDACRRHPFDLAAIGADATGAGNPVVPLVTALRAAVGPDVGRYVHAGATSQDILDTAAMLIVQRALAPLLGDLDRAADSAARLADAHRDTLLPARTLLQQALPTTFGLVAAGWLTALDSAADRLTTTRAQVPAVQLGGAAGTLASFGTDGPALVDLFAAELGLAAPPLPWHTDRSRLADLAGALGATAGSLSKIARDVTLHAQTEVGEVAEERPGGSSTLPHKRNPVAAVTAIACAAQAPGLVATLLASMTQEHQRAAGAWHAEWRALRALLESVGSAAYWLRTCLDGLRVDAVRMRANLDLTGGALLAERVSGALAERLGRQQANAIVKAALADPGPAGSSLVDRLAADPQVSALLTRERLGQLLDPAGYLGAHRELIDRALAARGKRLPELAASSASSEEEQT